From the Solanum lycopersicum chromosome 10, SLM_r2.1 genome, one window contains:
- the LOC101265978 gene encoding tropinone reductase homolog isoform X2 — MAEQSSSSNRVQKWSLHGKTALVTGGTRGIGSAIVEELAGFGASVHTCSRNKKELDDKIQEWEAKGFKVNNAAISMIKRTADISVEDYSKIMGTNVDSPFHITQIAYPLLKACGNTASIVFISSLAGSLALPALSVYGASKGAINQLTKFLACEWANDGIRVNTVSPFAVKTSILKAEDIDPSLVGNYSELMCRTPLKPIAEPDEISPLVAFLCLPAASHITGQIILVDGGFSAGSFKFQS, encoded by the exons ATGGCAGAACAGAGTAGCAGTAGTAACAGAGTCCAGAAATGGTCCCTTCATGGGAAAACAGCTCTAGTTACTGGTGGAACCAGAGGTATTGG GAGTGCAATAGTGGAGGAATTGGCAGGATTTGGAGCAAGTGTTCATACATGTTCAAGAAATAAGAAAGAGCTTGATGACAAGATTCAAGAATGGGAAGCAAAAGGATTTAAG GTGAATAATGCAGCAATAAGTATGATAAAAAGAACAGCAGATATAAGTGTGGAagattattcaaaaattatgggAACCAATGTAGATTCACCTTTCCACATCACTCAAATTGCTTATCCTCTTTTGAAAGCATGTGGAAATACTGCTAGCATTGTTTTCATTTCCTCCCTTGCTGGTTCTCTAGCACTCCCTGCTCTTTCTGTCTACGGAGCCTCTAAAG GTGCAATCAACCAACTTACCAAGTTTTTGGCATGCGAATGGGCTAATGATGGAATTCGCGTTAATACAGTCTCTCCATTCGCTGTCAAAACTAGTATTTTGAAAGCG GAGGATATTGACCCGTCATTGGTAGGAAATTATTCAGAATTGATGTGTAGAACACCATTGAAACCAATAGCAGAACCTGATGAGATATCTCCATTGGTTGCATTTCTTTGTCTCCCTGCTGCTTCACATATTACTGGTCAGATCATTCTTGTTGATGGTGGATTTTCAGCTGGTAGTTTCAAATTTCagtcttaa
- the LOC101265978 gene encoding tropinone reductase homolog At5g06060 isoform X1, with product MAEQSSSSNRVQKWSLHGKTALVTGGTRGIGSAIVEELAGFGASVHTCSRNKKELDDKIQEWEAKGFKVTGSVCDLFFKEQREQLIHNVSSVFEGKLNILVNNAAISMIKRTADISVEDYSKIMGTNVDSPFHITQIAYPLLKACGNTASIVFISSLAGSLALPALSVYGASKGAINQLTKFLACEWANDGIRVNTVSPFAVKTSILKAEDIDPSLVGNYSELMCRTPLKPIAEPDEISPLVAFLCLPAASHITGQIILVDGGFSAGSFKFQS from the exons ATGGCAGAACAGAGTAGCAGTAGTAACAGAGTCCAGAAATGGTCCCTTCATGGGAAAACAGCTCTAGTTACTGGTGGAACCAGAGGTATTGG GAGTGCAATAGTGGAGGAATTGGCAGGATTTGGAGCAAGTGTTCATACATGTTCAAGAAATAAGAAAGAGCTTGATGACAAGATTCAAGAATGGGAAGCAAAAGGATTTAAGGTGACTGGATCtgtttgtgatttattttttaaagaacagAGAGAACAACTTATTCACAATGTTTCCTCTGTTTTTGAGGGAAAGCTCAATATACTG GTGAATAATGCAGCAATAAGTATGATAAAAAGAACAGCAGATATAAGTGTGGAagattattcaaaaattatgggAACCAATGTAGATTCACCTTTCCACATCACTCAAATTGCTTATCCTCTTTTGAAAGCATGTGGAAATACTGCTAGCATTGTTTTCATTTCCTCCCTTGCTGGTTCTCTAGCACTCCCTGCTCTTTCTGTCTACGGAGCCTCTAAAG GTGCAATCAACCAACTTACCAAGTTTTTGGCATGCGAATGGGCTAATGATGGAATTCGCGTTAATACAGTCTCTCCATTCGCTGTCAAAACTAGTATTTTGAAAGCG GAGGATATTGACCCGTCATTGGTAGGAAATTATTCAGAATTGATGTGTAGAACACCATTGAAACCAATAGCAGAACCTGATGAGATATCTCCATTGGTTGCATTTCTTTGTCTCCCTGCTGCTTCACATATTACTGGTCAGATCATTCTTGTTGATGGTGGATTTTCAGCTGGTAGTTTCAAATTTCagtcttaa